From Halomicrobium salinisoli, the proteins below share one genomic window:
- a CDS encoding 50S ribosomal protein L22 translates to MGISYSVDADPDTTAKAMLRERQMSHKHSKAIAREIKGMTAGEAVSYLEDVIEGETSVPFKSHNSGVGHRSDIDGWDAGRYPEKASEAFLDLLENAIGNADHQGFDGESMEIMHVAAHKVGEQQGRKPRAMGRADPWNSPEVDVELVLEEVAE, encoded by the coding sequence ATGGGAATCAGCTACTCAGTCGACGCCGACCCGGACACGACGGCGAAAGCGATGCTCCGGGAGCGGCAGATGAGCCACAAGCACAGCAAGGCCATCGCCCGGGAGATCAAGGGCATGACCGCGGGCGAGGCGGTCTCGTACCTCGAGGACGTGATCGAGGGCGAGACGTCCGTCCCGTTCAAGTCCCACAACTCGGGCGTCGGCCACCGATCGGACATCGACGGCTGGGACGCCGGCCGCTACCCCGAGAAGGCCAGCGAGGCCTTCCTCGACCTGCTGGAGAACGCCATCGGTAACGCCGACCACCAGGGCTTCGACGGCGAGTCCATGGAGATCATGCACGTCGCCGCCCACAAGGTCGGCGAACAGCAGGGCCGCAAGCCCCGCGCGATGGGGCGGGCCGACCCCTGGAACTCCCCCGAGGTCGACGTCGAACTCGTTCTCGAGGAGGTGGCCGAATAA
- a CDS encoding 30S ribosomal protein S19 translates to MSSEYQIGHEGEFTYRGHTLDELQEMELEEVVELLPARMRRSIERGLSEEKQKLLEDAREADPEETANDPIRTHLRDMPIVPEMVDLTFAVHNGQSFERVRVEPEMIGHYLGEFQLTRTSVEHGQAGIGATRSSKFVPLK, encoded by the coding sequence ATGAGTTCTGAATATCAAATCGGCCACGAGGGTGAGTTCACCTACCGTGGTCACACGCTCGACGAGCTGCAGGAGATGGAGCTCGAGGAAGTCGTGGAACTGCTCCCCGCTCGCATGCGGCGAAGTATCGAGCGCGGCCTCTCCGAGGAGAAGCAGAAGCTCCTCGAGGACGCGCGCGAGGCGGACCCCGAGGAGACGGCCAACGACCCGATCCGGACGCATCTGCGCGACATGCCGATCGTGCCGGAGATGGTCGACCTGACCTTCGCGGTCCACAACGGGCAGAGCTTCGAGCGCGTGCGGGTGGAGCCCGAGATGATCGGACACTACCTGGGCGAGTTCCAGCTCACCCGGACGTCGGTCGAACACGGACAGGCCGGCATCGGGGCGACCCGCTCCTCGAAGTTCGTACCGCTCAAGTAA
- a CDS encoding 50S ribosomal protein L2 — protein MGRRIQGQRRGRGTPTFRAPSHRYKADLSHRKVEDGDVVAGTVVDVEHDPARSAPVAAVEFEDGERRLVLAPEGVGTGDELQVGVSASIEPGNTLPLAEIPEGVPICNVEANPGDGGKFARASGVSAQLMTHDRNVAVVQLPSGEVKRLDPDCRATIGVVAGGGRTEKPMVKAGNKHHKMKARGTKWPNVRGVAMNAVDHPFGGGGRQHPGKPKSISRNAPPGRKVGDISSKRTGRGGDE, from the coding sequence ATGGGACGACGAATTCAGGGACAACGACGCGGTCGCGGCACGCCCACGTTCCGGGCGCCGTCGCACCGCTACAAGGCCGACCTCTCGCACCGCAAAGTCGAGGACGGCGACGTCGTCGCCGGGACGGTCGTCGACGTCGAACACGACCCGGCCCGCTCGGCGCCCGTCGCGGCCGTCGAGTTCGAGGACGGCGAACGCCGCCTCGTGCTCGCGCCCGAGGGCGTGGGCACGGGCGACGAACTGCAGGTGGGCGTCTCCGCCTCGATCGAGCCGGGCAACACGCTCCCGCTCGCCGAGATCCCGGAAGGGGTCCCGATCTGCAACGTCGAGGCCAACCCGGGCGACGGCGGTAAGTTCGCCCGCGCCTCCGGCGTGAGCGCGCAGCTGATGACCCACGACCGCAACGTGGCCGTCGTCCAGCTGCCCTCCGGCGAGGTCAAGCGCCTCGACCCCGACTGTCGGGCCACCATCGGCGTCGTCGCCGGTGGCGGTCGGACGGAGAAGCCGATGGTCAAGGCCGGCAACAAGCATCACAAGATGAAAGCGCGCGGGACGAAGTGGCCGAACGTCCGCGGTGTCGCGATGAACGCCGTCGACCACCCCTTCGGTGGCGGTGGCCGCCAGCACCCGGGCAAGCCCAAGTCCATCTCGCGCAACGCCCCGCCGGGCCGCAAGGTCGGGGACATCTCCTCGAAGCGGACCGGCCGAGGTGGTGACGAATGA
- a CDS encoding 50S ribosomal protein L23 produces MSWDVIKHPHVTEKAMNDMDFENKLQFAVDSSATKGDVVEAVEEQYDVTVEKITTQNTMDGEKKAVVRLSEDDDAQEVASRIGVF; encoded by the coding sequence ATGAGCTGGGACGTCATCAAGCATCCCCACGTCACCGAGAAGGCCATGAACGACATGGACTTCGAGAACAAGCTCCAGTTCGCCGTCGACTCGTCGGCCACGAAGGGCGACGTCGTCGAGGCGGTCGAGGAGCAGTACGACGTCACCGTCGAGAAGATCACCACGCAGAACACGATGGACGGCGAGAAGAAGGCGGTCGTCCGGCTGTCCGAGGACGACGACGCCCAGGAAGTCGCCTCCCGTATCGGGGTGTTCTGA
- the rpl4p gene encoding 50S ribosomal protein L4, giving the protein MQATVRDLDGDDAGEVDLPEVFETTVRTDLIQRAVRAAQANRKQDHGADDYAGLRTPAESFGSGRGMAHVPRENGQGRRVPQTVGGRPAHPPKEEKDRSLDVNDKERKKAIRSAVAATTDAELVADRGHEFDDDVELPLVLDDEFEDLQKTQEVVDVLESLGVDADIERAEDTKIKAGQGSARGRKYRRPSSILFVTSEEPSRAARNLAGADVTTGREVNAEDLAPGAAPGRLTIWTESALEEVAQR; this is encoded by the coding sequence ATGCAGGCAACAGTACGCGACCTGGACGGCGACGACGCGGGCGAGGTCGACCTGCCCGAGGTCTTCGAGACCACGGTGCGAACGGACCTCATCCAGCGCGCTGTCCGCGCCGCCCAGGCCAACCGGAAGCAGGACCACGGCGCCGACGACTACGCCGGGCTGCGAACGCCCGCCGAGTCGTTCGGTAGCGGCCGCGGCATGGCTCACGTGCCCCGCGAGAACGGGCAGGGCCGCCGCGTTCCCCAGACCGTGGGCGGGCGCCCCGCGCACCCGCCGAAAGAGGAGAAGGATCGCTCCCTCGACGTCAACGACAAGGAGCGCAAGAAGGCCATCCGCTCGGCGGTCGCCGCGACCACCGACGCGGAACTCGTCGCCGACCGCGGCCACGAGTTCGACGACGACGTCGAGCTCCCGCTGGTGCTGGACGACGAGTTCGAGGACCTCCAGAAGACCCAGGAGGTCGTCGACGTCCTGGAGTCGCTCGGCGTCGACGCCGACATCGAGCGCGCCGAGGACACGAAGATCAAGGCCGGCCAGGGCTCCGCCCGTGGCCGGAAGTACCGACGGCCGTCGTCGATCCTGTTCGTCACCAGCGAGGAGCCCTCGCGCGCAGCGCGCAACCTCGCCGGCGCCGACGTGACGACGGGCCGCGAGGTCAACGCGGAGGACCTCGCGCCCGGCGCCGCGCCCGGCCGACTGACGATCTGGACGGAGAGCGCTCTCGAGGAGGTGGCGCAGCGATGA
- the rpl3p gene encoding 50S ribosomal protein L3: MPQPSRPRKGSLGFGPRKRAASETPRFNSWPSTDGQPGVQGFAGYKAGMTHVVLVNDEPDSPREGMEETVPVTVVETPPMRAVAVRAYEDTPYGQRPLTEVWADEFHSELDRALDLPEEHDADGAEAQIRDALDAGNLADVRVVTHTVPDELANVPKKKPDVMETRVGGGSLSDRLDHALDLVQDGGEHAMNDVFRAGEFTDVAAVTKGKGTQGPVKRWGVQKRKGKHARQGWRRRIGNLGPWNPSRVRSTVPQQGQTGYHQRTELNKRLIDIGEGDDASVEGGFVNYGEVDGSYTLVKGSVPGPDKRVVRFRPAVRPNEQPRLDPEVRYVSQESNQG; the protein is encoded by the coding sequence ATGCCACAACCAAGCAGACCACGCAAAGGCTCGCTGGGCTTCGGCCCGCGCAAGCGTGCGGCGTCAGAGACGCCCCGGTTCAACAGCTGGCCGTCCACCGACGGCCAGCCGGGCGTTCAGGGCTTCGCCGGCTACAAGGCCGGCATGACCCACGTCGTGCTCGTCAACGACGAGCCCGACTCCCCCCGCGAGGGGATGGAGGAGACCGTCCCCGTGACGGTCGTCGAGACGCCCCCGATGCGCGCCGTCGCAGTGCGAGCCTACGAAGACACGCCGTACGGTCAGCGTCCGCTCACCGAGGTCTGGGCCGACGAGTTCCACTCGGAGCTCGATCGCGCGCTGGACCTGCCCGAGGAGCACGACGCTGACGGCGCAGAGGCACAGATTCGCGACGCACTCGACGCCGGTAATCTCGCGGACGTGCGCGTCGTCACGCACACCGTCCCCGACGAACTGGCCAACGTGCCCAAGAAGAAGCCCGACGTGATGGAGACGCGCGTCGGCGGCGGCTCCCTCTCGGACCGCCTCGACCACGCCCTGGACCTCGTCCAGGACGGCGGCGAGCACGCCATGAACGACGTGTTCCGCGCCGGTGAGTTCACCGACGTCGCGGCCGTCACCAAGGGCAAGGGCACCCAGGGCCCCGTCAAGCGATGGGGCGTCCAGAAGCGGAAGGGCAAGCACGCCCGCCAGGGCTGGCGCCGACGGATCGGTAACCTCGGCCCCTGGAACCCCTCGCGGGTCCGCTCGACGGTGCCCCAGCAGGGCCAGACCGGGTACCACCAGCGCACCGAACTCAACAAGCGCCTCATCGACATCGGTGAGGGCGACGACGCGAGCGTCGAGGGCGGCTTCGTCAACTACGGCGAGGTCGACGGCTCCTACACGCTCGTGAAGGGCTCGGTGCCCGGCCCGGACAAGCGCGTCGTGCGCTTCCGGCCCGCGGTGCGTCCGAACGAGCAGCCGCGCCTCGACCCCGAGGTGCGCTACGTCTCTCAGGAGTCCAACCAGGGATAA
- a CDS encoding RNA methyltransferase yields MTTSVLVPSSLVREAEDRREATRKLGYVARAATVFRADRLTVFPDPDGAGKWEDGFVETVLRYAATPPYLRKEAWGRRDELEYAGVLPPLRVRSQTGSGSEGSGSLRQGIVTEVGADGRVRVNCGLQHPISLPVPPQMAAPAEGERVTVRVSSRRPVRAKLVDESPPGFGVDVSDLDAALQRDDAGLTVAASRHGEVLSVDRLGRVVQRRASEGDMTVAFGAPERGLPAILGVDPDAVADGRDDGGFDLWLNTVPNQGSEVVRTEEAMFATLAPLTLTER; encoded by the coding sequence ATGACGACCAGCGTACTCGTGCCATCCTCCCTCGTACGGGAGGCCGAAGATCGCCGCGAGGCGACGCGGAAGCTCGGATACGTGGCCCGCGCGGCCACGGTGTTCCGGGCTGATCGGCTGACAGTCTTCCCCGATCCGGACGGAGCGGGGAAGTGGGAGGACGGGTTCGTCGAAACCGTCCTTCGGTACGCCGCCACGCCCCCGTACCTCCGAAAGGAGGCCTGGGGGCGGCGGGACGAACTAGAGTACGCGGGCGTCTTGCCGCCGCTCCGCGTCCGTTCACAGACCGGCTCCGGATCTGAGGGTTCGGGGTCGTTAAGACAGGGAATCGTGACCGAGGTCGGAGCTGATGGGCGCGTCCGGGTCAATTGCGGACTGCAACACCCGATCTCCCTCCCGGTGCCGCCGCAGATGGCGGCGCCGGCCGAGGGGGAGCGCGTCACCGTCAGGGTCTCTTCGCGACGGCCGGTCCGGGCGAAACTCGTCGACGAATCCCCACCGGGATTCGGCGTCGACGTCTCGGACCTCGATGCGGCACTACAGCGAGACGACGCGGGCCTCACCGTCGCCGCTTCGCGGCACGGGGAGGTCCTCTCCGTCGACAGGCTCGGCCGCGTAGTCCAGCGCCGGGCGTCCGAGGGCGACATGACCGTCGCCTTCGGCGCGCCAGAGCGGGGGCTACCGGCCATCCTCGGAGTGGACCCGGACGCCGTCGCGGACGGCCGCGACGACGGCGGGTTCGACCTCTGGCTGAATACGGTTCCAAACCAGGGGAGCGAGGTCGTGCGAACCGAAGAAGCGATGTTCGCCACCCTCGCTCCGCTGACCCTCACGGAGAGATAA